From the Manis pentadactyla isolate mManPen7 chromosome 7, mManPen7.hap1, whole genome shotgun sequence genome, one window contains:
- the LEPROTL1 gene encoding leptin receptor overlapping transcript-like 1: MAGIKALISLSFGGAIGLMFLMLGCALPIYNQYWPLFVLFFYVLSPIPYCIARRLVDDTDAMSNACKELAIFLTTGIVVSAFGLPIVFARAHLIEWGACALVLTGNTVIFATILGFFLVFGSNDDFSWQQW; encoded by the exons cTTTGATTAGTTTGTCCTTTGGAGGAGCAATCGGGCTGATGTTTTTGATGCTTGGATGTGCCCTTCCAATATACAA tcaaTACTGGCCCCTCTTTGTCCTGTTTTTTTACGTCCTTTCACCTATTCCGTACTGCATAGCAAGAAGATTAGTGGATGACACAGACGCTATGAGTAACGCCTGTAAGGAACTTGCCATATTTCTTACAACAGGCATTGTGGTCTCAGCTTTTGGGCTCCCTATTGTATTTGCCAGAGCACATCTG ATTGAGTGGGGAGCTTGTGCACTTGTTCTCACAGGAAACACAGTCATATTTGCAACTATACTGGGCTTTTTCTTGGTCTTTGGAAGCAATGATGACTTCAGCTGGCAGCAGTGGTGA